A stretch of DNA from Alphaproteobacteria bacterium:
TGCGTATATAGTAGCCGAGCCGAAAAGGGAGGGATCAGCGAGGGTCAAATGATCGGCAGACTCAATCATGTGGCAATGGCCGTGCCCGACTTGGCGGCGGCGACAGCCCTTTACCGCGACACGTTCGGGGCCAAGGTGTCTCGCCCTGTCGATATGGCGGCGCACGGCGTTACAACCGTTTTTGTCGAATTGCCGAACACGAAGATCGAGCTTCTGCATCCGCTCGGGCCGGATTCGCCGATTGCATCCTTTCTCGCGCGCAACCCCGCGGGCGGCATCCATCACGTCTGCTATGAAGTCGCCGACATCCGTGCCGCGCGGGACAAGCTCAAAGCCCAGGGCATGCGCGTACTCGGCGATGGCGAG
This window harbors:
- the mce gene encoding methylmalonyl-CoA epimerase, with amino-acid sequence MIGRLNHVAMAVPDLAAATALYRDTFGAKVSRPVDMAAHGVTTVFVELPNTKIELLHPLGPDSPIASFLARNPAGGIHHVCYEVADIRAARDKLKAQGMRVLGDGEPKIGAHGKPVLFLHPKDFCGTLVELEEV